The Spirochaeta lutea genome window below encodes:
- a CDS encoding thiamine diphosphokinase — translation MESCLHQTVSIVIGGEAPTNPVLQRILHGCSFLIAADSGFDTVLDAGLEPDLVIGDMDSLVHRESLRKMDPDRVIKYPKEKDFSDTELAIQFALERGATELLILGGGGGRLDHTLSIIHIVSRLSVPVFWITKYDELFMLFPGQTSLAKMKDRRVSFTPLGQTHTVCNSQGLAWDLKDVIWQEMPMSLSNVGIQETVTVTVQEGSLLCIVELTENHRTQYELKRR, via the coding sequence ATGGAAAGTTGTTTACATCAAACTGTGTCTATCGTTATCGGTGGCGAAGCACCTACCAACCCTGTATTACAACGAATTCTGCATGGATGTAGTTTTTTGATAGCTGCAGATAGTGGATTCGATACTGTTCTGGATGCTGGTTTAGAGCCTGACCTCGTTATAGGTGATATGGATTCTCTAGTACATAGGGAGTCCCTGAGAAAAATGGATCCAGACCGGGTGATAAAGTATCCCAAGGAAAAGGACTTTTCCGACACTGAACTGGCAATACAATTTGCATTGGAACGAGGTGCCACGGAATTACTGATTCTAGGAGGAGGTGGCGGAAGGCTAGACCATACGCTATCTATTATCCATATAGTCAGTCGGCTATCTGTTCCCGTTTTTTGGATAACCAAGTACGATGAATTATTTATGCTTTTTCCTGGTCAAACCAGTCTTGCAAAAATGAAAGACAGGAGAGTGAGTTTTACTCCCCTAGGGCAAACACATACAGTCTGCAATTCCCAGGGGTTAGCATGGGATTTAAAAGATGTAATTTGGCAGGAAATGCCGATGAGTTTAAGTAATGTAGGAATCCAGGAAACAGTAACTGTAACGGTACAAGAGGGGAGCCTACTGTGTATCGTGGAACTTACAGAAAACCATCGGACTCAATATGAGCTGAAAAGGAGGTAA
- a CDS encoding flagellin N-terminal helical domain-containing protein has translation MIINHNMSAMFAQRQNKFNNMSVDSNIEKLSSGLRINRAGDDASGLAVSEKMRAQIRGLNQAERNASDGISFIQTTEGYLQETQDILQRIRELAVQSSNGIYSSEDRMQIQVEVSQLVDEINRVASHAQFNGMNILTGRFAADNGTNVVTASMWFHIGANMDQRERVFIGTMTAQGLGLQGTGGLPHTASFISISTPEKANTVIGVVDTALKTVSKQRADLGAYQNRLELAQQGISIGAENLQAAESRIRDVDMAKEMVDFVKNQILVQSSNAMLAQANQKNQSVLQLLQ, from the coding sequence ATGATCATCAATCACAACATGAGCGCTATGTTTGCCCAGCGCCAGAACAAGTTCAACAACATGAGTGTTGATTCGAACATCGAGAAGCTATCATCAGGGCTACGGATTAACCGTGCGGGTGATGATGCATCGGGTCTTGCTGTATCCGAAAAAATGCGAGCTCAGATCCGCGGTTTGAACCAGGCTGAAAGAAACGCATCGGACGGTATTTCCTTTATTCAAACCACTGAAGGTTATCTACAGGAAACTCAAGATATTCTTCAGCGGATCCGGGAATTGGCTGTGCAATCTTCGAATGGTATCTATTCCTCAGAGGATAGGATGCAGATTCAGGTAGAGGTATCTCAGCTTGTAGACGAGATCAACCGGGTAGCATCCCATGCTCAGTTCAATGGGATGAACATTCTTACCGGTCGGTTTGCTGCTGATAACGGGACAAACGTGGTTACCGCAAGCATGTGGTTCCATATTGGCGCAAACATGGACCAACGAGAACGTGTTTTCATTGGAACCATGACCGCCCAGGGCCTCGGACTCCAAGGAACTGGTGGTCTCCCTCACACAGCATCATTTATCAGTATTTCGACCCCTGAAAAGGCGAATACAGTAATTGGTGTAGTGGATACAGCCTTGAAGACCGTAAGCAAACAGCGCGCAGATCTTGGTGCTTACCAGAATCGCCTTGAACTTGCTCAGCAGGGTATTTCTATTGGTGCTGAAAATCTTCAGGCAGCTGAATCTCGTATTCGAGATGTGGATATGGCCAAGGAAATGGTTGATTTCGTGAAGAATCAAATCCTTGTACAGAGCTCCAACGCAATGCTTGCACAGGCGAACCAGAAGAATCAGAGTGTTCTTCAGCTTCTCCAGTAA
- a CDS encoding DUF5312 family protein, with protein MKRSTLDELSLALSPQERTALLEKIRKSLSVHNTDRQEIYHRIQEEGQKKDIVAQEIRKMGFWERFILWIRNIFSTKTQEEIASEILVRRSLRKLRSSSHPVLERDTEFLTTFFAEEVFTLYKKLIVPNEAVLFFWEKPENLRRAVEFVMAGKVPEAKSSLFRFIQFDQLVELYGIHESRTVLKEKILNEVSTYLQTIPNEVFSFIEEGILPLYFMKKLSQFPFTSFFSLFRVDLDDYQEQSVPDFKPVSLAQALEYIEHLAYALYSASKTRECGTVHSELLSFYLVTNTELLLQEEDVPGHPDEIASVPKEQLEALNRAFTQTADHIEGFLTRYRWRTCCGLGTMIPSIDL; from the coding sequence TTGAAAAGGTCTACCCTTGACGAATTATCACTTGCCTTAAGTCCTCAAGAACGAACGGCGTTACTTGAAAAGATTAGGAAGAGCCTGAGTGTACATAATACCGATCGACAGGAAATTTATCATAGGATCCAAGAGGAAGGGCAAAAAAAAGATATAGTTGCCCAGGAAATTCGTAAAATGGGGTTTTGGGAACGTTTCATACTATGGATACGTAATATATTCTCCACAAAAACCCAGGAGGAGATAGCATCAGAGATTTTAGTGCGGCGAAGTCTTAGAAAATTACGATCAAGTTCTCATCCGGTGCTTGAAAGAGATACCGAGTTTTTAACGACGTTCTTTGCGGAAGAAGTATTTACTCTATATAAAAAACTCATTGTCCCAAACGAGGCTGTTCTCTTTTTCTGGGAGAAACCCGAAAATTTACGCAGAGCTGTGGAGTTTGTGATGGCTGGTAAGGTTCCGGAGGCAAAATCATCACTATTTCGATTTATTCAATTTGACCAGCTGGTGGAACTCTACGGTATTCATGAAAGCAGGACGGTTTTAAAAGAAAAGATTCTCAATGAGGTTAGTACCTATTTACAGACTATTCCTAACGAGGTGTTTTCTTTTATAGAGGAAGGGATACTCCCTCTGTATTTTATGAAGAAACTATCACAGTTTCCGTTTACATCCTTCTTTTCTCTTTTTCGGGTTGATTTGGACGACTACCAAGAACAGTCGGTTCCTGATTTTAAGCCTGTATCCCTCGCTCAAGCCCTCGAATACATCGAGCACTTAGCATATGCACTCTACAGTGCGAGTAAGACCCGTGAATGCGGGACTGTGCATTCCGAACTGTTATCATTCTATCTGGTTACCAATACAGAATTACTTCTCCAAGAGGAGGATGTTCCCGGGCATCCAGATGAGATTGCATCGGTACCCAAGGAGCAGCTAGAAGCATTAAATAGAGCCTTTACGCAGACGGCTGATCATATCGAGGGATTTTTAACAAGATATCGATGGCGGACTTGTTGCGGGTTGGGTACAATGATCCCTTCTATCGATTTATAG
- a CDS encoding DUF5312 family protein yields MADLLRVGYNDPFYRFIAYTPRLKIKDFYKNAITLRVLDELDTSFAAIRNEYLTISKKKIFRNELRPLINLENERSSPPVAGMTHFAATDALTTLYNFILQWFLPQQCESLRMVAKIIPPRMRDIENNLLFKSASLEDAAGEIERFDEGFSPETEDGKSYLRLQRGALQDITQQRAFRNLMAQRERSAVEIIQRYLDDITVLHETFDVILGSKMEALQEELRRPAPQNRIGFDALQMKSVSGEGVLPKTLGDYLKALRIQYTSIIKIIKLELLVHQEESVTHSVQTIKAKG; encoded by the coding sequence ATGGCGGACTTGTTGCGGGTTGGGTACAATGATCCCTTCTATCGATTTATAGCCTATACCCCGCGTCTAAAGATTAAGGATTTTTACAAGAATGCCATCACATTACGGGTACTAGATGAACTTGACACCTCTTTCGCAGCCATTCGTAACGAATACTTGACCATATCTAAAAAGAAAATCTTTCGAAATGAACTGCGGCCCTTAATTAATTTAGAAAATGAACGGAGTTCCCCGCCGGTGGCAGGAATGACGCATTTTGCCGCAACTGATGCATTAACGACACTATATAATTTTATACTACAATGGTTTCTTCCCCAGCAGTGTGAGAGCCTTAGAATGGTAGCAAAAATTATCCCGCCGCGTATGCGGGATATAGAAAACAATCTGCTTTTCAAGTCTGCTTCACTAGAGGATGCAGCTGGAGAAATAGAACGATTTGATGAGGGATTCTCACCGGAGACCGAGGATGGGAAATCATATTTACGTCTCCAACGTGGCGCTCTGCAAGATATTACCCAGCAGCGGGCGTTCCGGAATCTAATGGCACAGCGTGAACGAAGTGCCGTAGAAATAATCCAGAGGTACCTGGATGATATTACCGTGTTACATGAAACCTTTGACGTAATCCTGGGTTCGAAGATGGAGGCTCTGCAAGAAGAATTACGAAGACCGGCTCCCCAGAATAGGATTGGATTTGATGCGCTGCAAATGAAATCAGTGAGCGGGGAAGGAGTGCTACCAAAGACATTGGGGGATTACCTGAAAGCCTTGAGAATCCAATACACCTCAATTATAAAAATAATAAAGCTAGAATTGCTGGTTCATCAAGAAGAGTCTGTAACGCATTCAGTACAAACCATAAAGGCAAAGGGATAG